From the genome of Lentilactobacillus buchneri, one region includes:
- a CDS encoding Nramp family divalent metal transporter, with product MSQEQTHKSLDEINQSVEVPSVYETSFVQKFLAYSGPGALVAVGYMDPGNWLTSLSGGSQYRYSLLSVLLMSILVAMFMQTLSIKLGVVARLDLAQAIAQKVPKAGRYTLWIINELAMMATDMTGVVGTAIALKLLFGLPLLYGILFTIFDVLLVLLFLRFGIRRIEFIVLTAILIVGVIFGVEVSRATPNLAQIAGGLLPTPKILTNHEMLIMSLGIVGATIMPHNVYLHSSLAQSRRYDYHNPAQVNEALRFAKWDSNVHLVAAFLINALLLVLGGTLFFHTNGQLSAFQDVYNGLKNSAIVGNLASPLMSTLFAFALLITGMISSITSTLSGQIVMEGYLHIRLPLWERRLLTRFVTLIPILAIGFLVGFNDHDFEQIIVYAQIALSIALPFTLFPMVALTSNHDLMGVHTNQRYVTMIGYLLTTIITVLNLQFVIAAF from the coding sequence ATGAGCCAAGAGCAAACGCATAAAAGCCTTGATGAAATTAATCAAAGTGTCGAGGTTCCCAGCGTTTATGAAACTTCATTTGTGCAAAAGTTTCTTGCATACAGTGGCCCTGGAGCGTTAGTCGCCGTCGGGTACATGGATCCCGGAAATTGGCTGACGTCACTTTCTGGGGGCAGCCAATATCGGTATTCACTTTTGTCGGTGTTATTGATGTCGATTTTAGTGGCCATGTTCATGCAGACATTGTCGATCAAATTGGGCGTCGTTGCCCGGCTGGATCTCGCCCAGGCAATTGCCCAGAAAGTGCCTAAAGCCGGTCGCTACACGTTGTGGATCATCAATGAGTTGGCGATGATGGCAACTGACATGACTGGCGTCGTCGGCACGGCCATCGCATTAAAATTATTATTTGGTTTACCATTGTTATATGGGATTTTGTTCACGATATTCGATGTATTGTTAGTGCTATTATTTTTAAGATTTGGAATCAGAAGAATCGAATTTATTGTGTTAACGGCCATTTTAATTGTTGGTGTCATCTTTGGAGTTGAGGTATCACGGGCAACGCCCAATCTGGCCCAAATTGCTGGTGGCCTGCTGCCGACACCCAAGATTTTGACTAATCATGAAATGCTGATTATGAGTTTGGGGATTGTTGGGGCGACGATCATGCCGCATAACGTTTATCTCCATTCTTCACTCGCTCAGAGTCGCCGGTATGATTACCATAATCCCGCCCAGGTTAATGAAGCTTTGAGATTTGCCAAATGGGATTCCAATGTTCATTTGGTGGCCGCCTTTTTGATTAATGCCTTGTTGTTAGTCCTTGGCGGAACGCTATTTTTCCACACGAACGGGCAGTTGTCGGCCTTTCAGGATGTTTACAACGGCTTGAAGAATTCGGCAATCGTTGGCAACCTTGCCAGCCCGTTGATGAGCACCTTGTTTGCGTTTGCGTTATTGATCACTGGGATGATTTCTTCAATCACCAGTACGTTATCCGGGCAAATTGTGATGGAAGGCTATCTTCATATTCGTCTGCCACTTTGGGAGCGTCGGTTACTGACCCGGTTTGTTACCCTGATTCCGATTTTAGCAATCGGGTTTCTGGTTGGATTTAACGATCACGATTTTGAACAAATTATCGTCTATGCCCAAATTGCGTTATCGATTGCCTTGCCATTCACACTGTTCCCGATGGTCGCCTTGACCAGTAACCATGATTTGATGGGGGTTCACACCAACCAGCGGTATGTGACGATGATTGGCTACCTGCTGACGACGATCATTACCGTTTTGAATTTGCAGTTTGTGATTGCTGCTTTTTAA